The genomic segment CGCGGCTTGATCTCTGGCCAGAGGCGGCATGATAGGCACCTGCGTAGCACCACGTGATTGGGTCTTTCGCATGATCAGGGAGTCGGAGTAATGCATTAAGTGCTTGTTTTTTATCTGAGTTAGTAGAAGCATCCGAGTTAGCCGCAATGTCCTTAATTTGCGCTTGTAAATCGGTGATCTGACGCTGCATTTCTTCCAACTTTGCTTCAACCTTGGATCCGTTTCTCACTTCATTTGTCATAATGGTTTCTCCTTCCGACAGCGGTTGGGAACGATGTTCGCCTTCGCTTGTGGTTGTGATGTTTAATACTTCTTGAATCATGGGTTCGTACTTCTTTAGCTGCTGCCGCGCGCGATGGAGGCGGCTCTTGATCGTATTTTCAGATACGCCTAAGAGTTCGCCTATTTCTGAAGAGGTCATCTCTTCAAAATAGTGAAGTGTGATAACCTCCCGGTCCCTCTCTTTCAACTTGGTAAGGAGGCTTTTGACCAAATCGTGTTGCACTTCGGCAGTTGTTTTCGCATGTTCCCTCGCAATATACCGAGAATATGCCTCTGTCTCTATTTCTGAGATGTAGATCTCTTGCAATGCCTCAGTCTGTAACCGATTTTTTCGGTACCATGCGATACACAGATGATTCGCAATCGCATAGATCCACCCTGAAAACTTTGTTGGATCATTTAGCGTTGCGAGTTTCTGATGGACTTGCAGGAAAGTCTCTTGTGTAATATCCTCAGCAGTCTGAAAATCCCCTACTTTCCGAAACGCAAGCGCGTGAACCTGCCGTTGATACTTTTCAATCAAGGTCGCGAAGGCATTTTCATCACCCGCAAGGATGCGATGGATCAACCCAACATCGTCACTTCTCATCGAACATCTCCAGAAAGACTCTTTTCACCAAGCATATTACACGCTTCTCGAATAGATGTACAACATGCTATCCGCTCACTTCAGTATATAATGACGCGATCTGAGAAAAAAGGGTGCATAATTTTGAAAAAAAGTAGGTTTGAAAGGGAATATTTGTCGGAAGGTTTGCCTGAAACATGGCGTTGCAGTGGCGAAGGTTAGAAAAAACCGGGTTCCAGTTCTTCCAAACCCCCGCCAGCGAAAACTGAGTTTAATTCTCAGGTTCGATATGTCCGAGATGGACGATTGTCATACTCACAAAGTGCAGGAAAAAGGGACGGCATCATTCTCTCCCGTGTGCTACAGTGCTTCACCGACGATGAGGCGATATGCCTCGCGATATTTTTCACTTGTTTTAGAAATAACATCTTCTGGCAATTCAGGGGCAGGAGGTTGTTTACTCCAACCGATGTCGGAAAGGTAATCTCTCACGAACTGCTTGTCAAAACTCTGCTGCGGTTTACCAGGTTCATAGAGATCTGCGGGCCAGAACCGAGAGGAGTCCGGCGTGAAGACCTCATCAATGACGATGAGTTTTCCGTCGCGTTGCCCGAATTCAAACTTCGTATCGCAGAGGATAATCCCAGTGCTTTCGGCGTGCTCGCTGGCGGCTCTGAAAAGTGCGAAACTGATATCAATTAACTGATCTGTAAGCTCGCTGCCGACCTCGTTACGCATCTCCTCAATGGAGATCGGTTCGTCATGCTCGCCTTGTTCGGCTTTGGTTGTTGGCGTGAACAGAAGTTCTGGAAGCCGATCAAATTCCCGCAGTCCGTCTGGAAGTTTCTGACCACAGATTTCCCCGGTCTTCTGATAGGAGGACCAACCGGAACCCGCCAGGTATCCACGCACGACACACTCAACATCAACCCGATCGGCTTTGTGAACAAGCATAGAGCGTCCTTCAAGAAGGTCTGCGTCAGTTTGCAAAGATTCAGGATATTCTTCGACCTCCGTTGAAATGAGATGATTGTCGGCGATGGATTCGGTGTACTTGAACCAGAATTTGGATAAACCGGTCAAGACTTTCCCTTTATCTGGAATGCCGTTTGGTAGAACAACATCAAAGGCGGAAATCCGATCTGTGGAAATAATCAGAAGTTCGTCTCCGAGGTCATATAGATCTCGGACTTTTCCACGGTGCGCAGGTGTATAATTCGTTAAGTCTGTTTTCGTTTCATCTGTCATGATAGTTCCCCTTTTCAACTGTTTTTGGGAGCGACGGTCTCCTTCACCTGTAATGCCTAACTCCTCTTGAATCATGAATTGATATCTCTTTAACTGCTGTCGCGCCCGGTGGAGCCGACTCTTAACGGTATTCTCGGACACACCTAAATGCGCCCCTATTTCTGAAGAGGTCATCTCTTCAAAATAGTGGAGTGTGATAACCTCTTGATCGCTCTCTTTTAACTTGGTAAGGAGCGTTTTAACCAAGTCGCGTTGTGTCTCAGTCGCAATTTTCGCGTGTTCTGTAGCAACGTATCGGGAATACGCCTCCATCTCAATTTCTGAGATGTGGGTTTCCTCCAAGGACTCAGTCCGTATTCGGTTTTTTCGGAACCATGCGATGCAGAGACGATCCACAATCGTATAGAGCCACTTTGGAAACAGTACCGGTTCTTCCAAGGTCTCCAGTCTCTGATAGACTTCCAAGAAAATTTCCTGTGTGATATCCTCGGCAACGTGGAAATCTCCTATTTTCCGCAGGACATGCGCGTGCACCTGCTTCTGGTATTTTCTAATCAAACTCGCAAAGGCAGCCTCATCACCGACAAGGATACGCTGGATCAACTCAACATCATCGCTTTTCATCTGTGTCTCCACAAAGACTATTTTCAGCAAAAGGACGAACTATACTTCCGCATTTCTCCGGTAAGTCGCTTACAAAACGAGAAAAACAAGCGATCAATTCACTTCAGTATATAATATGTCGCGAATTAGCGCGAAATAGGTGCATAATTTTGAAAAATGGGTTTGAAAGGAAAATACTTGTCGGAGGGTTTGCCTAAAAGATGGCGTTGCAGTGGCGAAGGTCAGAAAAAACCGCGTTCCGGTTCTTCTAAAACCCTCGCCAATGAAAACCGAGATTAATTCTCAGGCTTGATATGCCCAAGATGGACAATCGTCATACTCACAAAATTCAGGAAAAAGGAGACAGCGTCGTTTTTCGGTTCAATGAGATCGTCTTCCGTGCGCGCCACTAATGTAGCGTCCATTAACGTCTCCACGACTTTCTCTATCTCACTTTCTTGTAAATCATCTCTGAGATGTCTGTTTCTTCCAGTGGCTCGGTTTGTAGCCCGTTTTTGCGGAGCAATGCGATACAGCGTCAATTCACAATCGTATAAGCCATTTCGGAAACAGCGTTGGGTCTTCCAAGGTTTCCAACCGCTGATAGATTTGCAGGAAGATCTCTTGTACAATATCTTCAGCGATCTGGAAGTCATTGATTTGTCTCAACGCCTGCGCGTGAACCTGCTTCCGGTCCTTTCTGATCAAACTCGCAAAAGCGTTCTCATCACCCGCAAGGATACGTTTGATTAATACAACGTCTTCGTTTTTCACCACAAACTCCAGAAAGCGTATTTTTGTTCACTTGTATATAAAGACGCGAGTTATGGGAAAAGAGGGGCATAATTTCGGAAGGTGGTCAATTGGCATTAATAACACATGTCGAAGCGTTTTGTAGAATAGTGATGTTATCGTTCGGAGTCGCGAAGTTAGGAAACTCGCCAGCAAAATGTTTGCGTGAGTCTTGTAATTTATACCTCCGAACGCAGGAAGACGAGAAATGCCCCTGAAAGAGACACACTGAGCAGTAAAATAAGCAACAGCATATCCACCAAGGCGGGGTTGAGCGTATCCTGAAAAGTCAATTGATCCTCAAATATCGGGATAGCCTCGGGTGAGACAGGTTTTTTCGACATACCTTTTGAGATACCGATGAAGTGAAGGCTTTCTGCATCCGCACTATCCATTTCAACGATAAAGTTTCGGAACTGTCGGATATGAAGATTGACGTATTCTAAGAATTGCAAGTGGCGATTAAACCCAGTACCTGCCATAGATTCAAGTGCGTATTGGACCATCGCCGCTGGGGAACACCGGGTTATCTGTCTTGCGCGCAGCACTTGGGCACTTTGTGCGGCAAGGTGCTGACGGCTCAACCGTTCGCGCGTCTCCATGTCTTTGCTAACGAACTCGCGCTGGATCTCTAATTCTGAGGTGTCTACCTCTGCCACTTCTTCCTGAGAGGTTTCTACTGATTGACGGCGTTCTCTTAAAGTTTCCCTTTTATTTAGGAAATCGTTTTTAATTTCGTCGAAGGCGGTCCCTTTTGCCATCCGAAATTGATGGTGTGTTTGAACCGGGGGCATCCATTTTGTTGAGAGCGTACCGAGGGTTGACGGCATAAACACCACAACGGTCACCCAGATTAGCAATAGGACAACGAGACTTAATCGGCTTTCTCGGGTCATCGCGGAGACGATAAGCCCAACAGCGATGAAGATGCCAGCATAGCAAGAAGCGATGAGGACGATGAGCCCTACACGTCCCCAGTCTGCTCCGCCGAGCTGCGTCCAACTCTCAGTAGAAATAATGGCGAGATTGAACAACACGGCGAAATAGAAGGCGATAAGAACTGTGATGAAGGTACCAAGGAATTTACCGACTAACAGGGCAGGACGCGAAATTGAATTGGCAAGACACAACCGCAGCGTCCCGCGTTCTCGTTCCCCAGAGAGTGCATCAAAGGTAAACAGGAGCGGAATGA from the Candidatus Poribacteria bacterium genome contains:
- a CDS encoding RNA polymerase sigma factor gives rise to the protein MRSDDVGLIHRILAGDENAFATLIEKYQRQVHALAFRKVGDFQTAEDITQETFLQVHQKLATLNDPTKFSGWIYAIANHLCIAWYRKNRLQTEALQEIYISEIETEAYSRYIAREHAKTTAEVQHDLVKSLLTKLKERDREVITLHYFEEMTSSEIGELLGVSENTIKSRLHRARQQLKKYEPMIQEVLNITTTSEGEHRSQPLSEGETIMTNEVRNGSKVEAKLEEMQRQITDLQAQIKDIAANSDASTNSDKKQALNALLRLPDHAKDPITWCYAGAYHAASGQRSSRGSVWTTSTDKFLSNAPDAEIVNLAKYFTNPTVVAVLRHLVEGKKSVADLANGCGISESEMEETVEMLADGALVKRTEDDLIEPKNDAVFYFLNFVGMVTVYLNPEDYHSQD
- a CDS encoding phosphoribosylaminoimidazolesuccinocarboxamide synthase, producing the protein MTDETKTDLTNYTPAHRGKVRDLYDLGDELLIISTDRISAFDVVLPNGIPDKGKVLTGLSKFWFKYTESIADNHLISTEVEEYPESLQTDADLLEGRSMLVHKADRVDVECVVRGYLAGSGWSSYQKTGEICGQKLPDGLREFDRLPELLFTPTTKAEQGEHDEPISIEEMRNEVGSELTDQLIDISFALFRAASEHAESTGIILCDTKFEFGQRDGKLIVIDEVFTPDSSRFWPADLYEPGKPQQSFDKQFVRDYLSDIGWSKQPPAPELPEDVISKTSEKYREAYRLIVGEAL
- a CDS encoding ABC transporter permease subunit, coding for MIWHIVTRELLDHLTSLRFALTTLILVALMGTNAIVHLQTHPERVRKYSEKVNASQTELKSRTQLYALLQKGPGKLYKRPSSLAFIADGGDALLPDESVDGGFWRLYGLTYIWSMGVPRLNMEALSNLRPTATAIDWVFIITYLLSFIPLLFTFDALSGERERGTLRLCLANSISRPALLVGKFLGTFITVLIAFYFAVLFNLAIISTESWTQLGGADWGRVGLIVLIASCYAGIFIAVGLIVSAMTRESRLSLVVLLLIWVTVVVFMPSTLGTLSTKWMPPVQTHHQFRMAKGTAFDEIKNDFLNKRETLRERRQSVETSQEEVAEVDTSELEIQREFVSKDMETRERLSRQHLAAQSAQVLRARQITRCSPAAMVQYALESMAGTGFNRHLQFLEYVNLHIRQFRNFIVEMDSADAESLHFIGISKGMSKKPVSPEAIPIFEDQLTFQDTLNPALVDMLLLILLLSVSLSGAFLVFLRSEV